Proteins encoded by one window of Pirellulales bacterium:
- a CDS encoding acyl carrier protein: protein MPSEAEVFEKVKTCLVDALSVDDDEVTPTASIMGDLGAESIDWLDIVFKLEKAFGIKISQSELSPEDILTSAEYVQDGKVNAAGLAKLKERMPFLDLDKFVANPAVNQFSQLLTVQDMVRFVMSKVG, encoded by the coding sequence ATGCCGTCCGAAGCCGAAGTCTTTGAAAAAGTCAAAACCTGTCTGGTCGATGCCCTTAGCGTGGATGACGACGAAGTCACCCCCACGGCATCCATCATGGGGGATTTGGGCGCGGAATCGATCGACTGGCTGGACATCGTGTTTAAGCTGGAAAAAGCGTTCGGGATCAAGATTTCGCAAAGCGAATTGTCACCCGAGGACATCTTGACCAGCGCGGAATACGTCCAAGACGGCAAAGTGAACGCCGCGGGATTGGCAAAGTTAAAAGAGCGGATGCCTTTCTTGGACCTGGACAAATTTGTGGCTAATCCCGCCGTGAATCAGTTTTCACAATTGTTGACCGTTCAGGACATGGTGCGGTTTGTGATGTCCAAGGTAGGCTAA
- a CDS encoding 3-hydroxyacyl-ACP dehydratase FabZ family protein, with translation MRWFWFDRYLEFQSGSHAVAVKNISLAEEHLHDHFPGAPVMPNSLIIEGLAQTGGLLVAEAKRFERHVVLAKLSKAIFYHAAKPGDTLTYRANILEIREDGAMVSATSHIGDRLQAEAEIFFAYLSGKLAERVLFQPGMLLAWLQLLRVFEVGRAEDGSPLQIPANLCP, from the coding sequence ATGCGCTGGTTTTGGTTTGATCGTTATTTAGAATTTCAAAGCGGCTCCCATGCGGTGGCCGTCAAAAATATCTCATTGGCCGAAGAGCATTTGCACGACCATTTTCCCGGCGCTCCGGTTATGCCCAACTCTTTAATTATTGAGGGGCTGGCCCAGACCGGGGGGTTGCTGGTGGCGGAGGCCAAACGGTTTGAACGGCATGTGGTATTGGCCAAATTGTCCAAGGCCATTTTTTATCATGCGGCAAAACCGGGAGATACGCTGACCTACCGGGCGAATATATTGGAAATTCGCGAAGATGGGGCGATGGTCTCGGCCACGAGCCATATCGGGGATCGTCTGCAGGCGGAAGCCGAGATTTTCTTTGCCTATTTATCCGGAAAATTGGCGGAACGCGTCCTCTTTCAGCCGGGAATGTTGCTGGCGTGGCTGCAACTGCTCCGAGTTTTTGAAGTGGGGCGCGCCGAGGACGGCAGTCCGTTGCAAATTCCGGCAAATTTATGCCCATAG
- the fabF gene encoding beta-ketoacyl-ACP synthase II: MRRRVVVTGMGMVNPMGTEVSTVWERLLRGESGVARTTIFDATNFPTQIAAEVKNWCVSDVGEDPADWKYAGRHTRFAVGAASKAVRDAGLNEANHQPERFGVYLGSGEGQQDFQLFTKMMADALVGEKLDLVKFSQAGLATLHPLAELEQEPNMPAGHLASLFNAQGPNSNCLTACAASSQAVGEAVEMIRRGDADVMISGGTHSMIHPFGVTGFNLLTTLSQRNDEPEKASRPFDRDRDGFVLGEGAAMVILEEYEHARRRGANIYAEVVGYGTTADAYRITDTHPEGRGAIACMKMALADAQLNPSQIDYINAHGTSTSVNDKVETLAIKQVFGEDARKIPISSTKSMMGHLIAAAGATELIISILAMREGKLPPTINYTTPDPDCDLDYIPNETRERAVRYALSNSFGFGGQNICLIVGGVA, translated from the coding sequence ATGCGTCGACGCGTTGTTGTTACCGGAATGGGCATGGTCAATCCCATGGGGACCGAGGTTTCCACCGTTTGGGAGCGCCTTTTACGGGGTGAATCCGGCGTTGCCCGCACCACCATCTTTGATGCCACCAACTTTCCCACTCAAATCGCCGCCGAAGTCAAAAACTGGTGTGTGAGCGACGTGGGAGAGGACCCCGCTGACTGGAAATACGCCGGTCGGCACACCCGCTTTGCCGTGGGGGCGGCCAGCAAGGCTGTTCGCGATGCGGGCTTAAACGAAGCCAATCATCAGCCTGAACGCTTTGGCGTCTATTTGGGAAGCGGCGAGGGACAGCAAGATTTTCAGTTATTCACCAAGATGATGGCCGATGCGCTCGTGGGGGAAAAGCTCGATCTGGTAAAGTTTTCGCAGGCGGGGTTGGCCACATTACATCCCCTGGCGGAACTAGAGCAAGAACCCAACATGCCCGCGGGACATTTAGCCAGTCTGTTTAACGCCCAGGGACCAAATTCCAACTGTCTGACCGCCTGCGCCGCCAGTAGCCAGGCCGTGGGCGAAGCGGTGGAAATGATCCGCCGGGGGGATGCCGACGTGATGATCTCCGGCGGGACCCATAGTATGATCCACCCGTTTGGCGTGACGGGGTTTAACCTACTTACCACGCTAAGCCAGCGCAATGACGAGCCCGAAAAGGCCTCGCGCCCGTTCGACCGCGACCGGGACGGTTTTGTCCTGGGCGAAGGGGCGGCGATGGTAATTTTAGAGGAGTACGAGCATGCCCGTCGCCGCGGGGCCAATATTTACGCCGAAGTGGTCGGTTATGGCACGACGGCGGATGCCTACCGGATCACCGACACGCACCCCGAGGGGCGTGGGGCAATCGCTTGCATGAAAATGGCGCTGGCGGACGCCCAGCTTAATCCCTCGCAAATTGATTACATAAACGCGCACGGCACCAGCACCAGCGTGAATGACAAGGTTGAAACGCTGGCGATCAAACAGGTATTTGGAGAGGATGCGCGAAAGATCCCAATCTCGAGCACCAAGAGCATGATGGGGCATTTGATCGCGGCGGCGGGCGCGACCGAGCTTATCATTAGCATATTGGCCATGCGGGAGGGAAAACTGCCCCCCACGATTAACTACACGACTCCCGACCCGGACTGCGACCTGGATTATATCCCTAACGAAACCCGCGAGCGCGCCGTGCGGTACGCCCTGAGCAACAGCTTTGGCTTTGGCGGCCAAAATATTTGCCTGATCGTGGGGGGCGTGGCGTGA
- a CDS encoding addiction module protein has protein sequence MAIKLEAADIERLSVAERLELIERLWESLPEAILPGEIPDWHLAEIAKRRAELDANPQSGRPWREVLDQLRGKG, from the coding sequence ATGGCTATTAAGCTGGAAGCAGCTGATATCGAGCGTTTGTCTGTGGCCGAGCGCCTAGAGTTGATCGAGCGGCTGTGGGAAAGTTTGCCAGAAGCGATTCTCCCCGGCGAAATTCCCGATTGGCATCTTGCGGAAATAGCCAAACGTCGCGCCGAACTTGATGCCAATCCCCAATCAGGACGTCCCTGGCGCGAGGTACTTGATCAGTTGCGGGGGAAGGGATGA